Proteins from a single region of Streptococcus mitis:
- the gmk gene encoding guanylate kinase has protein sequence MADRGLLIVFSGPSGVGKGTVRREIFESSENQFQYSVSMTTRAQRPGEVDGVDYFFRTREEFEELIRQGQMLEYAEYVGNYYGTPLTYVNETLDKGIDVFLEIEVQGALQVKKKVPDAVFIFLTPPDLDELQDRLVGRGTDSAEVIAQRIEKAKEEIALMREYDYAIVNDQVPLAAERVKRVIEAEHFRVDRVIGHYQEMLPKSPTTR, from the coding sequence ATGGCAGACCGAGGCTTACTAATCGTTTTTTCTGGTCCTTCAGGAGTTGGGAAGGGAACGGTTAGAAGAGAGATTTTTGAGAGTTCTGAAAACCAATTTCAATACTCTGTATCGATGACGACACGTGCACAACGTCCTGGAGAAGTGGACGGTGTTGACTATTTCTTCCGTACTCGTGAAGAGTTTGAAGAGCTGATTCGCCAAGGACAGATGTTGGAATATGCAGAATATGTCGGCAACTACTATGGAACTCCTCTGACCTACGTCAATGAAACCTTAGACAAGGGAATCGATGTTTTCCTTGAAATTGAAGTTCAAGGTGCTCTTCAGGTCAAAAAAAAGGTTCCAGATGCTGTCTTTATCTTCCTGACACCACCAGATTTGGATGAATTACAAGATCGTTTGGTAGGTCGTGGAACAGACAGTGCAGAAGTGATTGCCCAACGCATCGAAAAAGCCAAGGAAGAAATTGCCCTCATGCGTGAGTATGATTATGCGATTGTTAACGATCAGGTGCCCCTAGCTGCTGAGCGTGTCAAACGTGTGATTGAAGCAGAGCACTTCCGTGTGGATCGTGTCATTGGTCACTATCAGGAGATGTTACCAAAATCTCCAACTACCCGATAA
- a CDS encoding ATP-dependent nuclease yields the protein MLKFLHLEDYRCFKDTKLEFKDLTIAVGKNNAGKSTIIEALRIISYALSKPIFRNIPDGLARDFPKKAKCIIVNGKMLKINTGTIPHNYDEGAKPKLTAGFYDGYKIVVHFYDGLIFALVYDSNGKIITNKNTFNNSGFPKLNILPQIGPLRKIEKYLSEETVRKDKDTYLSSLHFRNEIYLEMTNDEKVFNEFSSLIKQTWKNLQINPPKLDHFSDNTLVSLVVGENDFMTELGYVGNGLQMWLQMMWFVTKSKNQGITTVILDEPDVYMHPDLQRKLLKYVRRNFQQVIIATHSIEIISEVDSENILNVSNKKKKLKYTNELLAVQKVVDEIGSIQNMSLLRLFTYKKLLFLEGEDMWFLRKFFDKLYPESDFSIDHIFSIKIEGFSNFNKYFKVADFFKSIDGKLSIIGILDRDYYPDSYLSSIKQDAEAKEETKERLKLHIWTKKEIENYLLIPEVLFRISKGQDRAKFYQEVEDICETFREETLGKFYDKMIAYGTGDGKELDSKWEASKKYSKCQELFDNRWKVSLENKISMINGKDLKSKIYKFIEKEYHQSCTDNIIFKEINREEVHEDIENLFLDIIDGIEI from the coding sequence ATGCTTAAATTTTTACATTTAGAAGATTATCGTTGTTTCAAAGATACAAAACTAGAGTTTAAAGATTTAACAATTGCAGTTGGAAAAAATAATGCAGGGAAATCAACCATTATTGAAGCATTGAGAATAATTTCTTATGCCTTATCCAAACCAATTTTTAGAAATATTCCTGACGGTTTGGCTCGTGATTTCCCTAAAAAAGCTAAATGTATTATTGTTAATGGTAAGATGTTAAAAATCAATACTGGTACGATTCCACATAACTATGACGAAGGGGCTAAACCAAAACTCACTGCAGGATTTTATGATGGATATAAAATTGTAGTTCATTTCTATGATGGATTAATATTTGCACTTGTTTATGACTCGAATGGTAAAATTATTACTAATAAAAATACTTTTAACAATTCTGGATTTCCTAAGTTAAATATTTTACCTCAAATAGGTCCGTTAAGAAAAATTGAAAAATATTTGTCGGAAGAAACAGTAAGGAAAGATAAGGATACATATTTATCATCATTGCACTTCAGAAACGAAATTTATTTAGAAATGACTAATGATGAAAAAGTATTTAATGAATTTTCTTCATTAATAAAGCAAACATGGAAAAATCTGCAAATAAATCCTCCAAAACTTGACCACTTTTCAGATAATACTTTGGTTTCTTTAGTTGTAGGAGAGAATGATTTTATGACAGAATTAGGGTATGTTGGTAATGGGCTTCAAATGTGGTTACAAATGATGTGGTTTGTTACTAAATCAAAAAACCAAGGGATAACGACGGTTATTTTAGATGAGCCAGATGTATATATGCATCCTGATTTACAACGAAAATTATTGAAATATGTTCGTAGAAATTTTCAACAAGTGATTATTGCGACTCATTCTATAGAAATTATTTCTGAAGTCGATTCAGAGAATATTTTGAATGTTAGTAATAAAAAGAAAAAGTTGAAGTATACGAATGAGTTACTCGCTGTTCAAAAAGTGGTAGATGAAATCGGAAGTATTCAAAATATGTCTTTGTTACGTTTGTTTACGTATAAGAAATTACTATTTCTTGAAGGTGAAGATATGTGGTTTTTGAGGAAGTTTTTTGATAAGTTATACCCTGAAAGTGATTTTTCAATTGATCATATATTTTCTATAAAAATAGAAGGTTTTTCGAACTTTAACAAATATTTTAAAGTGGCTGATTTTTTTAAGAGTATTGATGGAAAGCTAAGTATAATTGGAATATTAGATAGAGATTATTATCCCGATTCGTACTTGAGTTCAATAAAACAGGATGCAGAAGCTAAAGAAGAAACGAAAGAGCGTCTAAAGTTACATATTTGGACTAAAAAAGAAATAGAAAATTATCTTTTGATTCCTGAAGTTTTATTTAGAATATCAAAAGGACAAGATAGAGCTAAGTTTTATCAAGAAGTAGAAGATATCTGCGAAACTTTTCGAGAAGAGACATTAGGAAAATTTTATGATAAGATGATTGCTTATGGAACGGGGGATGGTAAAGAATTAGATTCTAAGTGGGAAGCATCAAAGAAGTATTCTAAATGTCAGGAATTATTTGATAATCGATGGAAAGTCAGTTTAGAAAACAAGATTTCGATGATTAATGGTAAAGATTTAAAAAGTAAAATTTATAAATTTATTGAGAAAGAGTATCATCAAAGTTGCACAGATAATATTATATTTAAAGAAATAAATAGAGAGGAAGTGCATGAGGATATTGAGAATTTATTTTTAGATATTATTGATGGTATAGAAATATAG
- a CDS encoding Txe/YoeB family addiction module toxin, whose translation MLLKFTEDAWADYCYWQTQDKKTLKRINKIIKDIQRNPFTGIGKPEPLKYDYQGAWSRRIDAENRLIYMMDGDSVAFLSFKDHY comes from the coding sequence ATGCTACTCAAGTTTACAGAAGATGCCTGGGCAGATTATTGCTACTGGCAAACTCAAGACAAGAAAACACTCAAAAGAATCAACAAGATAATCAAGGATATTCAACGTAATCCGTTTACAGGAATAGGAAAACCAGAACCACTCAAGTATGACTACCAAGGAGCTTGGTCACGTCGTATTGATGCAGAAAATCGATTGATTTATATGATGGATGGAGATAGCGTGGCTTTCTTGTCTTTCAAAGATCATTACTAA
- a CDS encoding ribonuclease Y, whose protein sequence is MEIMSLAIAVFAVIIGLVIGYVSISAKMKSSQEAAELMLLNAEQEATNLRGQAEREADLLINEAKRESKSLKKEALLEAKEEARKYREEVDAEFKSERQELKQIESRLTERATSLDRKDDNLTSKEQTLEQKEQSISDRAKNLDAREEQLEEVERQKEAELERIGALSQAEARDIILAQTEENLTKEIASRIREAEQEVKERSDKMAKDILVQAMQRIAGEYVAESTNSTVHLPDDTMKGRIIGREGRNIRTFESLTGVDVIIDDTPEVVTLSGFDPIRREIARMTMEMLLKDGRIHPARIEELVEKNRQEIDNKIREYGEAAAYEIGAPNLHPDLMKIMGRLQFRTSYGQNVLRHSIEVAKLAGIMASELGENAALARRAGFLHDIGKAIDREVEGSHVEIGMELARKYKEHPVVVNTIASHHGDVEPESVIAVIVAAADALSAARPGARSESLESYIKRLHDLEEIANGFEGVQNSFALQAGREIRIMVNPGQIKDDKVTILAHKVREKIENNLDYPGNIKVTVIRELRAVDYAK, encoded by the coding sequence ATGGAAATCATGTCGCTTGCGATTGCTGTTTTTGCCGTCATCATTGGTTTAGTCATTGGATATGTCAGCATCTCAGCTAAGATGAAATCATCTCAGGAAGCTGCGGAGTTGATGCTTTTAAATGCTGAACAAGAAGCAACTAATTTACGTGGACAAGCTGAGCGTGAAGCGGATTTACTTATTAATGAAGCTAAACGTGAAAGCAAGTCTCTTAAAAAAGAAGCACTATTGGAGGCCAAAGAAGAAGCCAGAAAATACCGTGAAGAAGTGGACGCTGAATTCAAATCAGAACGTCAAGAACTCAAACAAATCGAAAGTCGTTTGACAGAGAGAGCTACTAGCCTTGACCGTAAGGACGACAATTTGACGAGTAAAGAACAAACACTTGAACAAAAAGAACAAAGTATTTCTGATAGAGCGAAAAACCTTGATGCGCGTGAAGAGCAATTAGAGGAAGTCGAAAGACAAAAAGAAGCAGAACTAGAGCGTATTGGTGCCCTGTCTCAGGCAGAAGCACGAGATATTATCTTGGCTCAGACAGAGGAGAACTTGACCAAGGAGATTGCTAGCCGCATTCGCGAAGCTGAGCAAGAGGTCAAGGAACGTTCTGACAAAATGGCCAAGGACATTCTGGTTCAAGCAATGCAACGTATCGCTGGTGAATATGTAGCGGAGTCAACAAACTCAACAGTTCATCTGCCAGATGATACTATGAAGGGACGCATTATTGGTCGTGAAGGTCGTAATATTCGTACTTTTGAAAGCTTGACAGGGGTCGATGTGATTATCGACGATACGCCAGAAGTGGTGACCTTGTCAGGTTTTGACCCAATCCGTCGTGAGATTGCCCGTATGACCATGGAAATGTTGCTCAAAGATGGTCGTATTCATCCAGCTCGCATCGAAGAGTTGGTTGAGAAAAACCGTCAAGAGATTGACAATAAGATCCGTGAATACGGTGAGGCAGCAGCCTATGAGATTGGTGCGCCGAACCTTCATCCAGATTTGATGAAGATTATGGGACGTTTGCAGTTCCGTACTTCATATGGACAAAATGTCTTGCGTCATTCGATTGAGGTTGCTAAATTGGCTGGTATTATGGCCAGTGAACTTGGTGAGAATGCGGCTCTTGCCCGTCGTGCTGGATTCCTTCACGATATCGGAAAAGCCATTGACCGCGAGGTTGAAGGTAGCCACGTTGAAATCGGTATGGAATTGGCACGTAAGTACAAGGAACATCCAGTTGTAGTGAATACGATTGCTAGTCACCACGGTGATGTCGAACCAGAAAGCGTGATTGCAGTGATTGTTGCTGCAGCAGATGCCTTGAGTGCGGCTCGTCCAGGTGCTCGTAGTGAGTCTCTTGAAAGCTACATCAAGCGTCTTCATGATTTGGAAGAAATTGCTAACGGCTTTGAAGGGGTACAAAATAGCTTTGCCCTTCAAGCAGGACGTGAAATCCGTATCATGGTCAATCCAGGACAAATCAAGGACGACAAAGTCACAATCTTGGCTCACAAAGTTCGTGAGAAAATTGAAAACAATCTCGATTACCCAGGAAATATCAAGGTAACCGTGATTCGCGAGCTTCGTGCAGTAGATTATGCTAAATAA
- a CDS encoding type II toxin-antitoxin system Phd/YefM family antitoxin — protein MEAVLYSTFRNHLKDYMKKVNDEFEPLTVVNKNPDEDIVVLSKSEWDSIQETLRIAQNKELSDKVLRGMAQVRAGSTQIHVIEE, from the coding sequence ATGGAAGCAGTTCTTTACTCAACATTCCGAAATCATTTAAAAGATTACATGAAGAAGGTAAATGATGAATTTGAACCTTTAACGGTGGTCAATAAAAATCCAGACGAGGACATTGTAGTCCTTTCAAAGAGCGAGTGGGATAGCATTCAGGAAACTTTGAGAATTGCTCAAAACAAGGAGTTATCAGACAAGGTCTTGCGAGGAATGGCTCAAGTCCGTGCTGGAAGCACTCAGATCCATGTTATTGAGGAGTGA
- a CDS encoding DUF4839 domain-containing protein has protein sequence MGNYKGKNVDEAIENGLSELNLKKNEVKINIIEEGSAGVFGFFEKEAEVEITPLSPMELKIKKLIPYLIGAGVIFFILLLILIGVNSDKSSTVSTPSSTQTSSTVEKSIEKTSEPSSTSQNSTSISSSSTSNSSSSTESSSTSPSQSAVITTENNDDFKALLQSKDSSTVINFIQKYKGQIIEFDGHIADIAHYKNYKTKFDILIHGGNYLGEEQAPSGPNFKFVNITTVSNSAFNSFNGENISKGQNVRIKAQIGNYNSTQDLVYLSPIEVSPR, from the coding sequence ATGGGAAATTATAAAGGAAAAAATGTTGATGAAGCGATTGAAAATGGCTTATCTGAACTCAATCTCAAAAAAAATGAGGTTAAAATCAATATTATTGAAGAAGGAAGTGCTGGAGTATTTGGTTTTTTTGAAAAAGAAGCTGAGGTTGAAATCACACCATTAAGCCCAATGGAACTGAAAATAAAAAAATTAATTCCATATTTAATTGGTGCAGGTGTAATATTTTTTATTCTTCTACTAATTCTAATTGGAGTAAACTCAGATAAGTCGTCTACTGTTTCTACCCCTTCCTCTACACAAACTAGCTCTACTGTTGAAAAATCCATCGAAAAAACAAGTGAGCCATCATCTACATCACAAAATTCTACATCTATTTCATCTAGTTCAACTAGCAACTCATCAAGCTCTACCGAATCCTCATCGACAAGCCCATCACAATCAGCTGTCATCACGACTGAAAACAATGATGATTTTAAGGCACTATTGCAGTCTAAAGATTCAAGTACCGTAATAAATTTTATTCAAAAATATAAAGGTCAAATCATCGAATTTGATGGACACATAGCAGATATTGCACACTATAAAAATTACAAAACAAAATTCGACATACTTATTCATGGTGGAAATTACTTAGGAGAAGAACAAGCACCTTCGGGACCAAACTTTAAATTTGTAAATATAACAACAGTTTCAAACTCAGCTTTCAACTCTTTTAATGGCGAAAATATTTCTAAAGGACAAAATGTACGTATAAAAGCACAAATTGGAAACTATAACTCCACTCAAGACTTAGTCTATCTATCTCCAATTGAGGTTTCACCTCGCTGA
- a CDS encoding primosomal protein N', whose product MAIAKIIVDVPLMQTDQPYSYRIPEEFLGMLEVGMRVHVPFGKGNRLIQGIVLGLESQSDEGEMEQDLKDIAEVLDFSPVLTQEQLWLAEELRKSVFSYKISILKAMLPGFLNSSYDKILYPLAGLSQADRERLFGSEDSLAFSSLDLAKQAEMMRLTRKGLLGLEYQAIDQKKVKTQSWYEVDLAQLEGVEISTRAKKKLELRDYLLSHPESASLASLLDFYSREQVNFFVEQGAVTIVQKEVQRSAAYFEGIEASQPLELNPEQRQARDAVVSAIGSHQPPFLLQGITGSGKTEVYLQIIQGALDKGKTAILLVPEISLTPQMTERFIARFGEKVAILHSGLSNGEKYDEWRKVERGDAQVVVGARSAIFAPLKNLGVMIIDEEHEATYKQDSNPRYHAREVAILRAQYNQAALVLGSATPSLESRARAGKGVYQHLRLTQRANPLATIPEVQVIDFRDYIGQNETSNFTPPLLEAIQDRLARKEQVVLMLNRRGYSSFVMCRECGTVDTCPNCDISLTLHMDTKTMNCHYCGFSKDIPQVCPNCKSRSIRYYGTGTQKAYDELAELFPQARILRMDVDTTRKKGSHQALLDQFGRGEVDILLGTQMIAKGLDFPNVTLVGVLNADTALNLPDFRSSERTFQLLTQVAGRAGRAEKAGQVLIQSYNPQHYAIRFAKEQDYEGFYAYEMGIRRQLGYPPYYFTIGITLSHKKEEEVVKRAYEVMNILRSGLSETSDILGPTPKPIARTHNLYHYQILIKYRLEDELGPTLNQVLALTQERENSELRLSIDHEPQQFL is encoded by the coding sequence ATGGCTATAGCCAAGATTATTGTAGATGTGCCCTTGATGCAGACGGACCAGCCCTATAGTTACAGGATTCCTGAGGAGTTTCTGGGAATGCTGGAAGTTGGGATGCGGGTTCATGTGCCTTTTGGTAAGGGCAATCGCCTGATTCAAGGGATTGTTCTTGGTTTGGAGTCTCAATCAGACGAAGGAGAGATGGAGCAGGATTTAAAAGATATTGCAGAGGTGCTGGATTTTTCTCCTGTTCTCACGCAAGAACAACTCTGGCTAGCTGAAGAGCTCCGCAAGTCCGTCTTCTCCTATAAAATCTCCATCCTCAAGGCTATGTTACCGGGATTTCTGAACTCCAGCTATGATAAGATTCTCTATCCTCTGGCAGGTCTGAGTCAGGCAGACCGAGAGCGCTTGTTTGGTTCAGAGGATTCGCTTGCCTTTTCTTCACTAGACCTTGCCAAACAAGCCGAAATGATGCGTTTGACTAGAAAAGGACTGCTTGGTCTGGAATACCAGGCAATTGATCAAAAGAAGGTTAAGACCCAGTCTTGGTATGAGGTAGACCTTGCTCAATTAGAAGGTGTAGAGATTTCTACACGCGCCAAGAAAAAGTTAGAACTGAGAGACTATCTGCTGTCTCATCCTGAGAGCGCTTCCTTGGCTAGTTTGCTAGATTTCTATTCGCGGGAGCAAGTCAACTTTTTTGTGGAACAAGGTGCTGTGACCATAGTCCAAAAGGAAGTGCAACGCTCGGCTGCTTATTTTGAAGGCATTGAAGCAAGTCAGCCTTTGGAGTTGAATCCAGAGCAAAGGCAGGCGCGTGATGCGGTTGTGAGTGCGATTGGCAGTCACCAGCCTCCCTTCCTCCTTCAAGGGATTACAGGAAGTGGGAAGACGGAGGTTTACTTGCAGATTATCCAAGGGGCCTTGGACAAGGGCAAGACAGCTATTTTGCTGGTGCCTGAGATTTCCTTGACTCCACAGATGACGGAGCGTTTTATTGCCCGTTTTGGTGAGAAAGTGGCCATCCTTCACTCAGGCCTGTCCAATGGTGAAAAGTACGACGAATGGCGCAAGGTGGAACGAGGAGATGCTCAAGTTGTTGTGGGTGCCAGATCTGCCATCTTTGCTCCGCTGAAAAATCTAGGTGTCATGATTATCGATGAAGAGCATGAAGCAACTTATAAGCAGGATAGTAATCCTCGTTACCATGCCAGAGAAGTGGCTATTTTACGGGCCCAGTATAATCAAGCGGCTCTGGTGCTTGGGTCTGCAACGCCGAGCTTAGAGAGCCGGGCGCGTGCTGGCAAAGGTGTCTATCAACACCTACGTCTGACCCAACGTGCCAATCCTTTGGCTACCATTCCTGAGGTTCAAGTGATTGATTTTCGGGACTATATCGGACAAAATGAGACGTCAAACTTTACGCCACCTTTGCTAGAAGCCATCCAAGACCGTCTGGCTAGAAAAGAGCAGGTGGTTCTCATGCTCAATCGCCGTGGTTATTCTAGCTTTGTCATGTGTCGGGAGTGTGGGACGGTAGATACTTGTCCCAACTGTGACATTTCCTTGACCTTGCACATGGATACCAAGACCATGAACTGCCATTATTGTGGTTTTTCAAAGGACATTCCTCAGGTCTGTCCTAACTGTAAGAGTCGAAGTATTCGTTACTATGGGACAGGAACCCAGAAGGCTTATGACGAGCTAGCAGAGCTTTTTCCTCAGGCACGTATTCTGCGCATGGATGTGGATACGACCCGTAAGAAAGGCAGTCATCAAGCTCTACTTGACCAGTTTGGACGAGGGGAAGTGGATATCTTACTTGGCACACAAATGATTGCCAAGGGTTTGGATTTTCCAAATGTGACCTTAGTCGGAGTTCTCAATGCGGATACGGCCTTGAATTTGCCTGATTTCCGTTCTTCTGAGAGAACCTTCCAGCTCTTGACTCAGGTGGCAGGTCGGGCAGGTCGGGCTGAAAAAGCAGGTCAGGTCTTGATCCAGTCCTACAATCCGCAACACTATGCTATTCGATTTGCCAAGGAACAGGACTACGAAGGTTTTTATGCCTATGAAATGGGAATCAGACGACAACTTGGTTATCCACCTTACTATTTCACAATTGGCATTACCCTTTCTCACAAGAAAGAAGAAGAGGTGGTCAAACGTGCCTATGAAGTCATGAACATTTTGCGGTCAGGCTTGTCTGAAACCAGTGACATCCTTGGGCCAACGCCCAAACCCATTGCTCGTACCCACAACCTCTATCATTACCAAATTTTGATTAAATACCGTTTAGAAGATGAGCTGGGGCCGACTCTAAATCAGGTTCTGGCCTTGACTCAAGAACGGGAAAATAGTGAGCTCCGTCTCAGCATTGACCATGAGCCACAGCAATTTTTATAA
- the rpoZ gene encoding DNA-directed RNA polymerase subunit omega, with translation MMLKPSIDTLLDKVPSKYSLVILEAKRAHELEAGAPATQGFKSEKSTLRALEEIESGNVTIHPDPEGKREAVRRRIEEEKRRKEEEEKKIKEQIAKEKEDGEKI, from the coding sequence ATGATGTTAAAACCCTCTATTGATACCCTGCTTGACAAGGTTCCATCAAAATATTCACTCGTAATCTTGGAAGCAAAACGTGCCCACGAATTGGAAGCAGGTGCGCCAGCAACTCAAGGTTTCAAGTCTGAAAAATCAACTCTTCGCGCTTTAGAAGAAATCGAATCAGGAAACGTAACAATTCACCCAGATCCAGAAGGAAAACGTGAAGCAGTGCGTCGCCGTATCGAAGAAGAAAAACGTCGCAAAGAAGAAGAAGAAAAGAAAATCAAAGAGCAAATCGCTAAAGAAAAAGAAGATGGTGAAAAAATTTAA
- a CDS encoding nucleotidyltransferase: protein MTITGIIAEFNPFHNGHKYLLDQAEGLKIVAMSGNFMQRGEPAIVDKWTRAQMALENGADLVVELPFLVSVQAADFFGQGAVDILARLGIDSLAFGTEEVLDYQKIADLYTEQGAEMEKFVENLPDSLSYPQKTQAMWKEFAGLDFSGNTPNHVLALAYAKAVAGRNIKLHPIQRQGAGYHSVDKDVEFASATALRQHQSDKDFLERFMPSVALFEQASKVRWDDYFAMLRYQILSNPDLTTIYQVNQETAVRIKEAIKTAQSVDELVEVVATKRYTKARVRRLLTYILVQARESDLPEGIHVLGFTEKGRRHLKSLKGQATLVSRIGKEPWDIMTQKADQIYQLGNPSIAEQNFGRVPIRIETN from the coding sequence ATGACCATCACAGGTATTATCGCGGAGTTTAATCCTTTTCATAATGGGCATAAATACCTGCTGGATCAGGCAGAGGGGCTGAAAATCGTGGCTATGTCTGGGAATTTCATGCAGCGTGGAGAGCCTGCTATCGTAGACAAGTGGACACGGGCCCAGATGGCGCTGGAAAATGGAGCGGATCTGGTGGTGGAATTGCCCTTTTTAGTCAGTGTTCAGGCGGCGGATTTCTTCGGCCAAGGAGCTGTGGATATCTTGGCTAGGTTGGGCATTGATAGCCTCGCTTTTGGGACGGAGGAAGTTCTAGATTACCAGAAAATCGCTGACTTATACACAGAGCAGGGGGCTGAGATGGAGAAATTTGTGGAAAATCTGCCTGATTCTCTTTCCTATCCCCAGAAAACCCAAGCCATGTGGAAGGAATTTGCAGGTCTTGATTTTTCAGGAAATACGCCCAATCATGTCCTTGCTCTGGCCTATGCCAAGGCGGTTGCGGGACGCAACATCAAACTCCATCCGATTCAGCGGCAGGGAGCTGGTTACCATTCTGTGGATAAGGATGTGGAATTTGCCTCGGCGACAGCCCTGCGTCAGCATCAAAGCGACAAAGATTTTTTAGAACGCTTTATGCCTTCTGTTGCCCTCTTTGAGCAGGCGAGTAAAGTGAGATGGGACGATTATTTTGCTATGCTCCGCTATCAGATCTTGTCAAATCCCGACCTAACCACCATCTATCAGGTCAATCAAGAAACGGCTGTGCGCATCAAGGAAGCTATCAAGACGGCTCAGTCTGTTGACGAATTGGTTGAAGTGGTTGCCACCAAACGCTACACTAAGGCGCGTGTCAGACGCCTCTTGACCTATATCTTGGTGCAGGCTAGAGAAAGTGACTTACCAGAAGGGATTCATGTTCTTGGTTTTACCGAAAAAGGCAGACGACATCTCAAGTCTCTGAAAGGACAGGCCACTCTAGTCAGCCGAATTGGCAAAGAACCATGGGATATCATGACTCAAAAGGCAGACCAGATTTACCAACTAGGAAATCCAAGTATAGCAGAGCAGAATTTTGGAAGAGTGCCGATTAGAATAGAAACAAACTAA
- the fmt gene encoding methionyl-tRNA formyltransferase, translating into MTKLIFMGTPDFSATVLKGLLTDDRYEILAIVTQPDRAVGRKKVIQEPPVKQAAKEAGLPIYQPEKLSGSPEMESLMKLGADGIVTAAFGQFLPSKLLDSMDFAVNVHASLLPKHRGGAPIHYALIQGDEEAGVTIMEMVKEMDAGDMISRRSIPITDEDNVGTLFEKLAVVGRDLLLDTLPAYIAGDIKPEPQDPSQVTFSPNIKPEEEKLDWNKSNRQLFNQIRGMNPWPVAHTFHKGDRFKIYEALPVEGQGNPGEILSIGKKELIVATAEGALSLKQVQPAGKPKMDIASFLNGVGRTLTVGERFGD; encoded by the coding sequence ATGACAAAACTAATCTTTATGGGAACTCCCGACTTTTCAGCAACAGTCTTAAAAGGACTTTTGACAGATGACCGTTACGAAATTCTAGCCATTGTAACCCAGCCAGACCGTGCTGTCGGCCGTAAAAAAGTAATCCAAGAGCCCCCAGTCAAGCAGGCTGCCAAGGAAGCTGGACTCCCTATCTACCAACCCGAAAAATTATCTGGAAGTCCAGAGATGGAATCTCTTATGAAACTTGGAGCGGATGGAATTGTGACTGCTGCTTTTGGGCAGTTTCTCCCAAGTAAACTCCTTGATAGCATGGATTTTGCGGTCAATGTTCACGCTTCCCTTCTTCCAAAACACCGTGGTGGTGCGCCTATCCATTATGCCTTGATTCAAGGGGATGAGGAAGCTGGTGTGACCATTATGGAAATGGTCAAGGAAATGGATGCAGGAGATATGATTTCTCGTCGTAGCATTCCTATCACAGATGAGGATAATGTCGGTACCTTATTTGAGAAATTAGCTGTCGTTGGTCGTGATTTGCTTTTGGACACTTTGCCTGCCTATATTGCTGGTGACATCAAACCTGAACCGCAGGATCCAAGTCAGGTTACTTTCTCGCCAAATATCAAGCCAGAGGAAGAAAAACTGGACTGGAATAAAAGCAATCGTCAACTCTTTAACCAAATCCGTGGCATGAACCCGTGGCCTGTTGCCCATACATTCCATAAGGGCGACCGCTTTAAGATTTATGAAGCCCTACCAGTAGAAGGTCAGGGAAATCCAGGTGAGATCCTCTCAATTGGTAAGAAAGAATTGATTGTCGCAACAGCAGAAGGAGCTCTGTCCCTCAAACAAGTGCAGCCAGCTGGTAAACCTAAGATGGACATTGCATCCTTCCTCAATGGAGTTGGACGTACATTGACTGTAGGAGAACGATTTGGTGACTAA